The following proteins come from a genomic window of Pyxidicoccus sp. MSG2:
- a CDS encoding HTH domain-containing protein, which translates to MTFYEAALRVLESEGRPLHFLEITEKSIQQSLLSHVGKTPEVTMLSRLAAMARRTRDRKVIVTAKDTFALVDWSIPEDAEALAQTGVIEPHPEEDLPPLRPAERHPEPRVDNVKVAGRGSDRKRRRDEEEERGGRRKRFPPLPEVVFEILSEAEVALRTEQIIERAKGKELCAEETTVEAVLTALLEDNQRRIDAGRRPQYSFNKESGEVTLERAGAPSEAPPLELQAAFAQALGIPLEAGRPLLGKPAAAAAAEPLVDATLLTTLRTTLKDARRAVARGLRKRLGELDVGTFEKSVVKMMHGLGFRELKVAKRSKEGPLLTARKREGSVELRYAVRMLKGAPGIDRKTVQELRRDLGHYSAQVGLLVSAGDVRGDARTEAQASGSLVMLWCGDALGEKFLEAETAVTVTRVELYEVDETFFEAAKLDAEEAQKRREERQREKQARGEGEEASAEVAPGAQERERPREKRRREREAREAREAEESAEVPEAASATPAAESAPLAAPPAAPVQQAGEDEEGDDDEEGDDEDLEAASAFVGGARPEGAAAEGGAEGAQGDRKRRRRRRRGRRGRGNREGAAPGATPPAEGAAAAAAPSAEAPSAPAGEATAAPSGEAPVAPSSEATPAPAGEGASAPAGEVTAAPATEGTVETAAAPTGESAPEPGAEASAPVGSPTPAESQEVREATERRETPPPDSSEGGQG; encoded by the coding sequence CATTTTCTCGAAATCACTGAGAAGTCCATCCAGCAGAGCCTGCTTTCCCACGTGGGCAAGACGCCTGAGGTGACGATGCTGTCGCGCCTCGCTGCCATGGCGCGCCGCACGAGGGATCGCAAGGTGATTGTCACGGCGAAGGACACCTTCGCGCTGGTGGACTGGTCGATTCCCGAGGATGCGGAGGCCCTGGCACAGACTGGCGTAATCGAGCCACATCCGGAAGAGGATCTGCCGCCGCTGCGTCCGGCGGAGCGCCATCCGGAGCCTCGCGTGGACAACGTGAAGGTGGCGGGCCGGGGCAGCGACCGCAAGCGTCGCCGCGACGAGGAGGAGGAGCGGGGTGGTCGCCGCAAGCGCTTCCCGCCGCTGCCGGAGGTGGTGTTCGAAATCCTCAGCGAGGCGGAAGTCGCGCTGCGCACCGAGCAGATCATCGAGCGCGCCAAGGGCAAGGAGCTGTGCGCCGAGGAGACCACGGTGGAGGCGGTGCTCACCGCCCTGCTGGAGGACAACCAGCGCCGCATCGACGCCGGCCGCCGCCCGCAGTACTCCTTCAACAAGGAGTCCGGCGAGGTGACGCTGGAGCGCGCGGGCGCGCCGAGCGAGGCCCCGCCGCTGGAGCTGCAGGCCGCCTTCGCGCAGGCGCTGGGCATCCCCCTGGAGGCCGGGCGCCCCCTGTTGGGCAAGCCGGCCGCCGCGGCCGCCGCCGAGCCGCTGGTGGACGCCACGCTGCTCACCACGCTGCGCACCACGCTCAAGGACGCGCGCCGCGCCGTGGCGCGCGGGCTGCGCAAGCGCCTGGGCGAGCTGGACGTGGGCACGTTCGAGAAGTCCGTCGTGAAGATGATGCACGGGCTGGGCTTCCGCGAGCTGAAGGTGGCGAAGCGGTCCAAGGAAGGCCCGCTGCTCACCGCCCGCAAGCGCGAGGGCAGCGTGGAGCTGCGCTACGCGGTGCGCATGCTGAAGGGCGCGCCCGGCATCGACCGCAAGACGGTGCAGGAGCTGCGGCGGGATTTGGGCCACTACTCCGCGCAGGTGGGCCTGCTGGTGAGCGCCGGGGATGTGCGCGGCGACGCGCGCACCGAGGCGCAGGCCAGCGGCTCGCTGGTGATGCTCTGGTGCGGTGACGCGCTGGGCGAGAAGTTCCTCGAGGCGGAGACGGCCGTCACCGTCACCCGCGTGGAGCTGTACGAGGTCGACGAGACGTTCTTCGAGGCCGCGAAGCTGGATGCCGAGGAGGCCCAGAAGCGCCGCGAGGAGCGCCAGCGCGAGAAGCAGGCCCGGGGCGAGGGCGAGGAGGCTTCCGCGGAGGTCGCCCCCGGCGCGCAGGAGCGCGAGCGTCCGCGCGAGAAGCGCCGCCGCGAGCGCGAGGCCCGTGAGGCGCGCGAGGCGGAGGAGTCCGCCGAGGTGCCCGAGGCCGCGTCCGCCACCCCCGCCGCCGAGAGCGCTCCCCTCGCCGCGCCGCCCGCCGCACCCGTGCAGCAGGCGGGTGAGGACGAGGAGGGTGACGACGACGAGGAGGGCGACGACGAGGACCTGGAGGCCGCCAGCGCCTTCGTCGGAGGCGCCCGTCCCGAGGGTGCCGCCGCCGAGGGTGGTGCCGAGGGCGCCCAGGGCGATCGCAAGCGCCGCCGCCGCCGCCGTCGCGGTCGCCGCGGCCGTGGCAACCGTGAGGGTGCCGCCCCGGGGGCGACGCCTCCGGCCGAAGGGGCCGCCGCCGCTGCTGCTCCTTCCGCCGAGGCTCCGTCCGCTCCCGCGGGTGAGGCCACCGCCGCGCCGTCGGGTGAGGCTCCTGTCGCTCCTTCCTCCGAAGCCACCCCGGCTCCGGCAGGGGAGGGCGCCAGCGCTCCCGCCGGTGAGGTCACCGCGGCTCCGGCGACGGAGGGCACCGTGGAGACCGCCGCCGCCCCCACGGGTGAGTCCGCCCCGGAGCCCGGGGCCGAGGCGTCCGCGCCTGTCGGCTCCCCGACTCCCGCCGAGTCGCAGGAGGTGCGAGAGGCGACCGAGCGTCGCGAAACGCCGCCTCCGGATTCGTCTGAGGGAGGCCAGGGCTGA